The Spirochaetaceae bacterium DNA window AGCGGTGGTGCGGGCGATGCGGGAGGCGGCCGGCGACCGCTGCGACATCCTGATCGGCACCCACGGCCAGTTGACCACCCACGCCGCCATCCGGCTCGCCCGGCGCCTCGAGCCCTACGAGCCGCTGTGGTTCGAAGAGCCGGTCGCGCCCGGCAACGTCGACGAGATGGCGCGCGTGGCGCAGGCCACCTCGATCCCGGTGGCCACCGGCGAACGGCTCATGACCCGCTGGGAGTTCCTGCCGCTGCTGCAGAAGCAGGCCGCCTCGATCATCCAGATGGACCTGTCGATCACCGGCGGCATCTCGGAGACCCGCAAGATCGCCACCATGGCCGAGACCCACTACGCGCACATCGCCCCGCACGTGTGGGGCGGTCCGTTCGCCGCTGCCGCGGCGATCCACGTCGACGTGTGCTCGCCCAACTTCCTCATCCAGGAGGGCATCGAGACCTTCTCCGAGTTCCACCGCGACATCCTCACCGAACCGATCGCCTGGCAGGACGGCCACATCATCCCCCCAACCGCCCCCGGCCTCGGCTACGAGTTGAACGAAGACAGAATCGCCCCCCACCTCGCCGCCCAGGCATAACGCTACATGCCCCACACCGTGACCGGGATGTCCATGCCGGGCGGCGGCGGGCGGCGGAAGATCTTCTGCTCCCAGGTGCGCTCCGGCGAGCGGTCGAACACGATGAGGTGGCCCGCCTCGGCGGCGCACCGGTCCGCGTAGGCGCGCGTCTGCGCCAGTCCTTCCGCAATGGTGCGCTCCAGGTCGCCGCGCCGCAGCTTGCACTCCACCACCCAGCGCCGCTCGCGCCCGCCCTGCGGCCACGCGATCAGCAGGTCGGTCCTGCCCCGCCCCAGCGCGTACTCCCGCTCGATGCGCCCGCCGCCGTTGACCACCCGCTGCAGGTGCGCCTGCAGCAGCAACTGCGGCCCCGCCTCGTGGTATTGCTCGAAGCGCTGCACCCAGTGCTCGGAATGCTCCCGGAAGAACGCCTGGAACGCCGCGACCAACCCCTCCACGTCCAGCCCGCCGTCGGCATCCACGTACCACGCCATCCGCTGCGGAAGCGTCGCCTGCACCAGGTTGTTCAGATGGCGCGGCACGACCTCGGCGTAGATCGGGTTGGCGACGCGCGGCGGTCGGTCGGAGGCGGGCGCCACCAATCCCAGGTCGCGGGCGTAGGCGAGATCCTCTTCGGAGCCCCTGATCTCGTCGGTGCCGGCCAGGATCGGCTCGATCACGCGCCGCACGCGCTCCTCGCGCAGCTTGTTCGCCAAGTCGTCGATGTGGGTGTCACGGCGCAGGATCAGCCGCTCCTGCGCTTCCAGGATGGCGGCCGCGGTGATCGGGCGCGTACGGTCGCGCCCCGGCTTGTGGCGGAAGCAGGCGTCGTAGCACAGCGCGTTCACCAGCCACGGCTGGCCGGCGGTGCGCTCCCGGATCAGCCCCAGCGCATCTTCCGTGAACGCCTGGCCGGTCTGTTGCGTGTGCTGCGTGGTCAGCGCGCGCATCTCCTGCTCGCTGAAGTCGCCGAGCCGTAACGACTCCGACTTGATGTTGAACGCGCTGCCGCCGAGCACCAGGCGATCCTCCGCTGACGAGTGGATGCGGTAGTCACGCACGTCGCGCAGGCCGCACAGGACGATGCTGTGCGGAAAGCGCTGCGGGCGGTCGACGTATCCGGTGCGCAGTTGCCGCAGTACCGACAGCAGGGAGTCACCCACCAGGGCGTCGATTTCGTCTATCAGGAGCACCAGCGGGCGCGGGGCCGCCATGCACCAGCGCGCCAGCGCCTGGCGCAACGCCTGAGCCGGCCCGACCCGTTCCAGCAGCGCCGGCCACAACTCATCCAGGGTCTCGTCGCCCAGCGTCACGCTCGCCTGGAACGCCAGCTCGGCGAGCACGGTGCGCATCGCTTCGGCCACGTTCTCGCGCACCGCTTGAGCGTTCTCGACGTTGGCATACAGGCAGCGATAGTCGCCCGCCTGCCCGCCGTTCAGCAGGTCGCGCAGCGCCAGCAGCGCCGACGTCTTGCCGGTCTGCCGCGGCGCGTGCAGCACGAAGTACTTCTTGTTCGCCACCAGGCCGAGCACCTCGTCGAGGTCGATCCGCTGCAGCGGCGGGATGTGGTAGTGGTCCTCCGCATCGATCGGGCCGGCGGTATTGAACGTACGCACGGCCGCCATTGTCGCGCCATGCGGCTCGCCTGTCATCACCATGCGGAACTATCTGAACGTCAACGAGTACGCCCCCCGCGTCGATGACTTTCGGCGCCAAGCCGGATAACCTGACTCAGTTGGCAGCCTGAGACGGGCGTGACGGAACCGACCGGAGGCAAGGAGCTGAACACCCCGTATCCACAGATACCGTACGGCTGGGCCGACTTCGAGGCGATGCGCCGGGAGCGCACCCTGTACGTGGACAAGACGCGCTTCCTGCACGACCTGGAACAGGAGCGGTTCGCCTTCCTGATCCGCCCGCGCCGCTTCGGCAAGTCGTGCTGGGTGGCCCTGCTGGAGAGCTACTACGACCGCAACCGCGCCGACCGCTTCGAGGCGATCTTCGGCGGCACCGACATCGCGCGGCGGCCGACACCGAACCGCCACCGCTACGTGATCCTGCGCTTCGACTTCTCGGCGTTCGATGATACCCTGGAGACCCTGCGCGAACGGTTCGAGACCTACTGCCTCATCAAGCTGCGTGGCGCGCTGGAGAGGAACCGCGACCTGTTCCCCGAACCGGTGATCGATCGCATCCTCTCCCACCCGTCGATAGACGGCAAGCTGAACCAACTATTCGAGTACACCGGCGGGCAGAACATCCCGCTGTACGTGCTGATCGACGAGTACGACAACTTCGCCAACACCATACTGGCTCATCGCGGGGCGGAGGCGTACGAGTCATTCACCCGCGGGGGCGGCTTCTACCGCACCTTCTTCGCCACCCTCAAGGCCGGCGCCGGGCAGGGCGGCGGCGTGGAGCGGATGTTCATTACCGGCGTGTCGCCAATCACCATGGACGACGTGACCAGCGGCTTCAACATCGGCGTCAACATCAGCCTGCGGCGCAAGTTCAACGACCTCCTGGGCTTCACGAAAGCCGACGTACGCAATCTGCTGGACACCTACCACGAGCACGGCGTAATGAACCAGGACGTGGACGATACGCTGGCGGTGATGAGCGAGTGGTACAACGGCTACCGCTTTGCCAAGGGTGCGACCGGCGACCTGTACAACACCGGCATGGTGCTCTACTACCTCAACGAATCCATCGCCAACGAGGCGCCCTCGGAGGAACTGATCGACACCAACGTGCGCATCGACTACGGCAAGCTGCGCCACCTGCTGACCGTCAACCGGCAGCTCAACGGCAACTTCGACCTGCTGCGCCACCTGCTCGGCGAAGGCTGGGTGGACAGCGAGCTGCGCAGCGGATTCCCGCTGGAAGAGCTGAACCAGCGGGAGAACTTCGTGTCGCTGTTGCACTACTTCGGGCTGCTGAGCATCCGCGAGGTGCACGAGTACGCGCCGCGGCTGGCGATCCCCAACCAGACCGTCCGCCGCCTGATGTACGGCTACCTGCGCGACGGCTACCGCGACGTGGGCGTGTTCTCGGTGGACCTGCACACCTTCGGCCGGCTGGTGCACGAGATGGCGTTCCGTGGCGCGTGGCGCCCGGTGCTGGAGTTCCTGACCGCCGCGATCGCCGGCCAGACCTCGATCCGCGACTATATCGACGGCGAGAAAGTAATTCAGGGCTTCCTGGCGGCCTATCTGAGCGCCACCGAGCACTTCGTGTTCCACACCGAGCGGGAGCTGGGTGGCGGCTACGCCGACATCTGCCTGGAGCCGCACCTGCAGCGCTACCCCGGCATGCGCCACGGCTACGTGATCGAGTTGAAGTACCTGGGGCGCGGCGCGCCGGCGGGCGCGGCGCGCGTAGCGGCGGTGGCGCGACAGGCGGTCGAGCAGCTACAGCGCTACGTCGCCGACGAACGGCTGGCCCGCCAGTATCCGGCGGTCCGCTTCACCGGCTTGGCCGTGGTGTTCCACGGCTGGCAACTGATTCACGCCGAGTCCGTATCCGCTCCCTCCCCGCGAGAAGCGCTCTTCGCCGACGAACACGACGAACATCTCCGTGCCTGAACAGCTCGATCG harbors:
- a CDS encoding ATP-binding protein, with translation MRTFNTAGPIDAEDHYHIPPLQRIDLDEVLGLVANKKYFVLHAPRQTGKTSALLALRDLLNGGQAGDYRCLYANVENAQAVRENVAEAMRTVLAELAFQASVTLGDETLDELWPALLERVGPAQALRQALARWCMAAPRPLVLLIDEIDALVGDSLLSVLRQLRTGYVDRPQRFPHSIVLCGLRDVRDYRIHSSAEDRLVLGGSAFNIKSESLRLGDFSEQEMRALTTQHTQQTGQAFTEDALGLIRERTAGQPWLVNALCYDACFRHKPGRDRTRPITAAAILEAQERLILRRDTHIDDLANKLREERVRRVIEPILAGTDEIRGSEEDLAYARDLGLVAPASDRPPRVANPIYAEVVPRHLNNLVQATLPQRMAWYVDADGGLDVEGLVAAFQAFFREHSEHWVQRFEQYHEAGPQLLLQAHLQRVVNGGGRIEREYALGRGRTDLLIAWPQGGRERRWVVECKLRRGDLERTIAEGLAQTRAYADRCAAEAGHLIVFDRSPERTWEQKIFRRPPPPGMDIPVTVWGM
- a CDS encoding mandelate racemase/muconate lactonizing enzyme family protein, whose translation is MKIERFKGYFVPVPPPGKGGKYWLFIKLITDDGIEGTGECTWHGTHRRSALQVAQEIFESILKGADPMRRERIWWDVFRRHAVLHPGPIATPVLSAIDMACWDIAGKALGEPVYNLLGGLFHDKLRAYTYLYGWKMGDPPEKAAEDILRYMERGFTAVKLDPVGGLEPHRLETLSYVEAVVRAMREAAGDRCDILIGTHGQLTTHAAIRLARRLEPYEPLWFEEPVAPGNVDEMARVAQATSIPVATGERLMTRWEFLPLLQKQAASIIQMDLSITGGISETRKIATMAETHYAHIAPHVWGGPFAAAAAIHVDVCSPNFLIQEGIETFSEFHRDILTEPIAWQDGHIIPPTAPGLGYELNEDRIAPHLAAQA
- a CDS encoding AAA family ATPase, with amino-acid sequence MTEPTGGKELNTPYPQIPYGWADFEAMRRERTLYVDKTRFLHDLEQERFAFLIRPRRFGKSCWVALLESYYDRNRADRFEAIFGGTDIARRPTPNRHRYVILRFDFSAFDDTLETLRERFETYCLIKLRGALERNRDLFPEPVIDRILSHPSIDGKLNQLFEYTGGQNIPLYVLIDEYDNFANTILAHRGAEAYESFTRGGGFYRTFFATLKAGAGQGGGVERMFITGVSPITMDDVTSGFNIGVNISLRRKFNDLLGFTKADVRNLLDTYHEHGVMNQDVDDTLAVMSEWYNGYRFAKGATGDLYNTGMVLYYLNESIANEAPSEELIDTNVRIDYGKLRHLLTVNRQLNGNFDLLRHLLGEGWVDSELRSGFPLEELNQRENFVSLLHYFGLLSIREVHEYAPRLAIPNQTVRRLMYGYLRDGYRDVGVFSVDLHTFGRLVHEMAFRGAWRPVLEFLTAAIAGQTSIRDYIDGEKVIQGFLAAYLSATEHFVFHTERELGGGYADICLEPHLQRYPGMRHGYVIELKYLGRGAPAGAARVAAVARQAVEQLQRYVADERLARQYPAVRFTGLAVVFHGWQLIHAESVSAPSPREALFADEHDEHLRA